A genomic stretch from Clavelina lepadiformis chromosome 5, kaClaLepa1.1, whole genome shotgun sequence includes:
- the LOC143459282 gene encoding uncharacterized protein LOC143459282, whose amino-acid sequence MSTLEEQRNKPNGVIFGGLFPNLQDVFDWSISDKHRPNEEPWLRPSRSLTTCDIEKFAYKLCARNKTKGLAKIECFKELQDIEECKLATTRRARADKLMEASRKVGDRVPGMRSNIDWIY is encoded by the exons ATGTCGACCCTTGAGGAACAACGAAACAAACCAAATGGTGTCATATTTGGTGGTTTATTTCCTAATTTGCAGGATGTATTCGACTGGTCGATATCTGACAAGCATCGGCCAAATGAAGAACCTTGGTTGAGACCAAGCAG GTCGCTAACAACATGTGACATCGAAAAATTTgcttacaagttgtgtgccaGAAACAAGACAAAGGGACTCGCAAAAATTGAATGTTTCAAAGAATTGCAAGATATAGAGGAATGTAAACTAGCCACTACAAGG AGAGCCAGGGCCGACAAACTTATGGAAGCGAGTAGAAAGGTTGGAGATCGTGTACCAGGAATGCGATCAAACATAGACTGGatttattaa